GGAGTTGTCATTGAGGGTGTCAACACGCCCTATTTGTACTTTGGCATGTGGAAGACCACTTTTGCGTGGCACACGGAGGACATGGACCTTTACAGCATCAACTACTTGCACTTTGGGGAGCCCAAAACGTGGTATGCAGTGCCCCCTGAACATGGGCAGCGCCTGGAGCGCCTGGCCAGGGAGCTTTTCCCCGGCAGTTCCCAGGGCTGTGAGGCCTTCCTAAGACACAAGGTGGCCCTCATCTCGCCCACAGTCCTCCATGAGAATGGCATTCCCTTCAATcgtgtgactcaggaggctggtgAGTTCATGGTGACATTCCCCTATGGCTACCATGCTGGCTTCAACCATGGCTTCAACTGTGCGGAGGCCATCAATTTTGCCACTCCGAGGTGGATTGATTATGGCAAAGTGGCGTCTCAGTGCAGCTGTGGAGAGGCCAGGGTCAGCTTCTCCATGGACGCCTTTGTGCGCATCCTGCAACCCGAGCGCTATGAGCTGTGGAAATGCGGACAAGACAGGGCGGTAGTGGACCACACTGAGCCTACAGCGCCTGGTAGACAGGCGATGACCACCTGGAGGAATGTCCTTTCACATAGGAAAGCTTCCCCCAGCCTGAAGCATCTCCCACTCCGCCAGGCCTCACAATCTGCTCTGCCGGAGTCCGCCACTGGTGAGACCCACTGCAGTGCTCAGGTGTGCCCGATGCCCAACCTACTTTCGGCAGCCAGAAATGCTGCAGTTCAGCCTAGGGCCACAGCCCACAGCTCCCAGGGGCCTGAAACAGCCCCGCCACTGACCCTGCATCCGTCAGTTCTGACTGGCAGACGTGGTCGTGGTCGTCGTCCTAGGGAACTAAGGGTTCAGGAACAGACTTCCCAGGTTCCAGCCAAGAGACGCCTGTCTGCTGGCACAGCCAGCATAGCTCTGGACCCAAAGCTTCGGCTCAAAACTGCTCATGGAGATTTGATGATCAACCCTGAACCTCTAAGCCCTAGGCTGCAACACCCTGCTATAACCCCTAAGCCCTGAGACTGCCTTTATAGCCTAGTGCTCTGCTTCATGGATGTTTGCTGAGACAGGTCAAATTTACATCTTAGAACTTTGAATGAGTTTGGGGAACACTGGTCATGACGTGAGGGAGCCCCTCCTGCAATGCCCCTCCTGCACTGCTGAGTCCCTGATAGTTATAAAATTTGGCATACTTTGTTCTTCCTCACTGACCTTGGACTCTGGCAACTTCTGGATCTCCAGCTTAGGTATCATCCACTGGATACCTCTGGTGTCTTTGAGAACTAGGTTCCACTGAGGTTGCTGAAACCTGATTTTCCCTAATCTCTCATCCTCCAAACCCATTGTGGATGATGATGCACTTGTGAAGAATCCAGAGCTCTggttctcttccctttccccacTCACCCTTACCTTTCTTGGAAAATGAGGCACTTTTGACCAATTAGGTTAATAGAGCACTGAAAAGAAGGTgataaaccttttaaaattttgatgtatttaaaatgtattctcacCCAGTATTTGTTCACAAGTATATTAAAGGTAATGGAaccaaaatgttaaaatttgaCCTTATTTCTAATACTATAGTTTCAAACAATGGGGGCAGGTAGTGGAGTATATTCTATTATGTGTGTTTCttaattgtttcaaaatatttttttttgtagactaGTTACATTGTGTGGTGATGGTGAGTGGGCTTGGGGATGCACACTGAATTCTGGCTatctttttgaaagtttttttgtttgcaaCCATGTTTGAGGATGATATGCAGGGCAATGGAAGTTAAGTTGCTGGGAGAGATGATTAAGCATAGGAAAAACATTCTATCACTTTACTGTGTTCTCTTCAAGTTTCTACTGACTTttgaaagcttttattttttaaaaaaaaatgttgccctaattagttatacatgacagtagtgtaAGTATATTTCACATTTCCCTTATTCAGCCCAATAAAAAAGTGCACAAATCTATAAATGAGACAATTTCAGTTACTATTATGTGTTATGAGCCCCTGGTCAGGGAGAGCTTCACAAAGCAGAAGACATTTTTGAGGCCCAAATGAGAAAAAAGGGAAGGTCCAGAGCAGCATTTTTTACTTTCACAGACCAACAAATGCAACAGACCTAATGTGAAGCTAGGTGTTTCAGGATTCTTAGGAACAGAGAGGAAGCTCATTTGTGTCTGGGGcatagaaaggaagaagaggcagGGCCAGAGTATGTGGGCCTTGTATCTCATGGTAAGTGTTTGATTCTTTTGCAACTGGAAAGGAGAAGGCATTAGAAGTTGAAAACAGCAGTTGACCTGATGTGATTTCCAAATTTAAGTTATCAGCTTAGTCTTGTGAAAAATGTGGGGTTGGAATAGCATCTAGACCATCTAGATAATACAAGTGAGAGTAATGCTAACTTAGACTTTATTGGTAGTGTTGAAAATGCACACAGTgaacaaatgcagaatgtattTTTGAAGTTGAAAGTGCTAGTTtgaatagagaaagaaatatttcagagaagCAAGCCCCCCTCTACTCTGTAAAGGCATCTTCACTCCTCCCCACAGAATTTCAGTAAGGCTGTGGAATTGGAAGTACCAGGTAAAAAGTTGTTACATGTTTGAGGTCCTGAGTAAAGGCAGCAAAAGCCCATATCTTTATCCCTATTCCACCATGCGGccataaaagttagctagcagagatcaaaataaaacacacagactcagttacctttttctatggccaggtctgagacggctcccctctctggttcccacctcTAACCACCCggtagggcagcaaggattactcagggctagcaggagagagagagagagagagagagagagagagagagagagagagagagagagagagagagagagaacacgccagggagtagccttttattggggaacaagaaattcaggggagaattccatccaatgaaggttgggggggtgcactccaaggtcaggttCAGTGATTGGGCCCCAAgtgtcagtggtcagtcacacccccacacggatgggttctctcatcaggagagggctgggaaagctctgacacagccaGAACGCCTCAGACCCAAACCAGGAGTCGCccagtcacgtgtgagaatggctccccacactATCTCATATAGATGAGCAATTCTGTCTTTTTTAATGTTACAAGAGATGAAAAACAGGCTGagagactgaactcaggaacTCCAGGAACAGAGGAGAATGGGAGTGACATGCCTGACCTATAGGAGCATATTTTCTAGGGTTACATGTATGCTTAGGTTTATAAGAAATTGACAGTTTTccaaaaatcagaaatcaataTTGAGATGATGAGACCACAAGATTGAAGCTCACTATATTTCTTTGAAAGGGAACAGCCCTAGGGGGCTGCTGGGCCTACAGTAGATCTCATATGAGAAACAATTGGATTTGTATCTGGTAAGGACTGAGAAATGGAGGCTTTTATTCCTTCCAATGAAGTTTTATTGCCCCTGGTGTGCAGGGACACAGGTTTCAGCTGCCAGTTCCTACAGCTGTGGAGAGATGCCTCACCCAAGGCCATGGCTCTTCTTAGGGTAGCCCATATCCAATGACTGTTCCATGATAATGCATGAAAGTTTGTCTACCCTGCTCCACTTGGGACAACTCTGAAGGGCCAGTTCCGCTCCAGAGTTCCTTGCAGGATTGGCTGAGGCTGTATTTGAGCCTGTATCTGAGCTCAACTTTTCCCTCTGCTCAACCCTACCTCagttctctcccttttccctggCCATGTGTACCCCAAGGCTCTTCTAAATAAATGCCCCCAGTGCTGAGCTCTTGAAGTCTGCTCCTAGGGCAAGAAACTAGAACACCACTCTAGGTCTTGATTGAGAAGGTGAAGGTCTGTGCCCCCTGCTGACATTATAATCCTTCATTGCAAGGTTGTTCAGGGATGTGAGGAATTAGAAAATGCCAGATGATAATCTCTGCTTCCAATTCATGAATTTTTGTTGTAACTGCTGGTGAAAACAGATGCTTCTGAGTACTGAAAGTCACAAGCATATGAGGCAAGTGTTGTGCTCTGGGCTTGAGAAATCATTCCAAGATCTACCCCTAGATTTAGTGGAAGTACCTCTCTGAGAGGAACAATACCATATTTGGAGCAATAGACACTCATGTGTGTCTCAAGCTTGTGGCAATTGACAGTCACACAACCTCTTTGAAAAACTGGCAATTTCTTATATgctggctgggcaaactaaccCGGGAGtcacgagcaacttgtgtagattgatacagcaggagtgggagccatttattgtaggacaggaggggtatatatacgttccacacagcttatcttagttaacataaactcgatacagcagtcaaccaataaggaatctccacacttaatggcttgctggcgttacttcacaaaccactccctctggcaaaatgccaggcgccatcttgacttgtttacagaccctaacacttaTATACCTAAGCACACATGTAACCCTAGAAAATATGCTCCTATAGGTATTTACCAAATTCAGAAAATCAATTCAAATTCTGTGAACAATTCAAATGTCTCTGAACAGATggatgggaaaaataagaatttattgcAATAttcttcattagatgaatggataaagaaaaggtggtatatatacacaatgaagtactactcagatataaagaagaatgactttatgtatgtattggtaaatggatagaactggaggctatcatgctaagtgaaataatccaatcccccaaatcaagggtgaaatgttttctctaagaaatggaagctaatccaaaataataaaaacagaagaaacatcAGTGGAGTAGgcaaagggtaatgaagggaagaaaggaaagatgagATAGGGAAAGGAAATGATTTTGAcctaatttttctatgtacatgtttgaatataccacagtgaatgtCACCATCATTGTaaatccacaagacactaattttaaaaaattagtaaatagcagaaagattagagaagaaaacaggggaGGGACGATgggacaggaagaggaagtactgaggactgaattagaacaaattatatttcatgcacttatgtcaaaatgaattctattatgtataattaaaaagaaccagtaaaaaattttaaaaagtgataaaaaagaaatatgacttATCAATCTATAGGAATGAACCACGGTTCATGCTATAATAAATAGATGTCAGAAATATGAGGTTGGGCTAAAAAAAGTCATTTCCAAGAGAAAACAAGATTATGATTCTAGGGCTCAGGTTGTGGCTCGGTAGTTGAGCACTTGtttggcacgtgtgaggcactgggttcagttctcagcaccaaatataaataaatgaataagtaaagatGCATCGACAACTAaatatatgtacttttaaaaagattatgattccatttatattccTTCCAAGAATGGGCCAGATTGATATGCAGTCATAGAAGCTAGTCAGGGGTTGCTTCTAATGGGGAGTGGGGACAGATTAGGAAAGGCTAGGGAAGAGAGAATATGACAGGGTTGTTGCTGAATCATCCTACATCATTTTGGGGTGATGACTGCATGTTGCACTCATTTTTGATACTCACTGAAGACCTAATATTCATGCATTTATTGTATTCTGAAGCAAACTGAGTACTAGAAAGGATAATAGCAGAGAAAAAGTGAGAACTGTCTCAACAAACCTCAAAAGCTGAGTTCCTAAGTTAGTGgatgaaaaaatagaaagcagcCCAATCTGCAAAACTAAATGGGGATGAGAAATTATGACACCTACTATGCCACTGGAGTTGGGAGTGTTGAAAATTTATTTGCAAAGTTAGTAGTTGGTGGGTCAGCTCCATCAAATGATCATCCCAGCAAGTCCTTTACAGTGATCTCAGTAGACGACCAGATGTTCTTGTTTTCCAAGTGagaaaggtaattttaaaatttagtggtAGAATTAGATGGTGGATATGGCAATGCAGAGAAATTTGGGAATTATGAAAAGTATCTCTGAAAGCAGTAGCCTTGGCTGGTGTTCCTGTTTTGAAAAACAGATGCTGATTTTTTCTCATCATCTTTCAGAAATATCACACTTTCTTCCCAGATGGATAGATGCTGTGAGAagtctttgctttaaaaaaaattggtggggggggggctctgAAAGACAAAAAACATAAGCACacaattcattttttgaaaacacTGTTTCCATGGCACTCCTATACTTTTACTCTGTAGCATTCATTAGTGTTTATTCCCTGTCTTTGCCCTATAAGTGCAAAGAATAGTACATTAAACCAATTTCTAAATTAGTCTTGGTGGAGATTCAAGACATGGAGGAGATCCTTCAAGAAATGTTATTCAGAATTATGTTACTTGCTGTTCCCACACTCAATCTGAACACACTCAATTTGGAGCATTCTTCTGAGTAAAACACACCCATATCTACCTGGTATGGCTTGGaggtaaggtgtcccccaaaagcacatgtgtgGGAGGAGAAATGACCAAATATAGCTTTCACctactaatcagtgaattaatcccctgatagggattaactgactggtaactgaaatggtaggatgtggctggaggtggtgggaaCTAGGGCGTGGCTTTGGAGTATACATCTgaatctggagagtggagttcctggctgcttcttgatcaccatgatgtgagctgcttccctctgccacactattCCACTatgatgtttagcctcaccttgagccccgaggaatggagccggccttctatgactaagacctctgaaatcgtgagccctcaaataaattcttccttttctagaattgttctggtcgggtcatttagcagtgaaaaagctgagtcAAACACTACCTATTTGTACATATTCAataagtttttctattttgtaaaatCAAGAGGCATtgattatggggctggggatgtggctcaagcggtagcaagctcacctggcatgcatgcagccggggttccatcctcagcaccacatacaaacaaagatgttgtgtctgccgaaaacaaaaaaataaatattaaaatcctttctctctctctctctcttttaaaaaaagagacattgatttcaaaaattatatacaaacaaaaaaatattcaaaaaaataaaataaaaaaaatatatacagataagTGTAGAACTTTCTGTTATTTCTGCAAGATCTCTATTTTTAGGCTTTTCTTCCcttctaagaaataataaatccATTTTGTGGGTCAAACAGAAGATGAACACCTGGGTTCATCAGAGACTCAAGCCTCTGCCAAGCTGGaccaccctcttctctcttctgggTCTGTGTCCATGGGGGTTGTAGCCTCAGGGCTTGAGACTTGTCCCTGCTCCCCGCTCCCCTGCCCATGCATCCCCAGAGTACCAGGCACAGCAGCCTGTCTCTGGGCTACAGAAGTGCTTTTTACCCAGCCCAGAGATGCTGCTCCCCAGAGTTCCCAAGAAAGTTCCCAagagccccccaccccctccttctTGAGTCTGTGTGGCCTAATTACATGGCAGATGTGTGAGTGGTCGATGACTTAGGAAAACTTTAAGCTCAGAAGCTGACCCTTCAGACTTCAGCTAAGAGGTGCCTGTTGATGGGCTCCCCAGCTCATCCCCTGTCTGAGGAGGGTGGCTTGTTGCACATGCCTACACTTCTGAGCCCTGATGGCAGCATCATGGAAGGGCTTCTGGCTGCTCCTGTACCTCCATCTTAAAATCTTGGGGACTTCTGGATGCTGATAATCTGATGCACCCTTGCAAGTAATTGCTGTCCCTGGACAACAGCATGGGAAATCTCCC
This portion of the Ictidomys tridecemlineatus isolate mIctTri1 chromosome 4, mIctTri1.hap1, whole genome shotgun sequence genome encodes:
- the LOC101967900 gene encoding lysine-specific demethylase 4D; amino-acid sequence: MKSKPNCAQNPNCSIMIFHPTKEEFNDFDKYISYMESQGAHRAGLAKVIPPKEWRARQSYDDISDILIATPLQQVVSGKAGMFTQYHKKKKAMTVGEYHLLANSEKYRTPPHLNFEDLERKYWKNRLYDSPIYGADISGSLFDENTKEWNLGHLGTIQDLLEQECGVVIEGVNTPYLYFGMWKTTFAWHTEDMDLYSINYLHFGEPKTWYAVPPEHGQRLERLARELFPGSSQGCEAFLRHKVALISPTVLHENGIPFNRVTQEAGEFMVTFPYGYHAGFNHGFNCAEAINFATPRWIDYGKVASQCSCGEARVSFSMDAFVRILQPERYELWKCGQDRAVVDHTEPTAPGRQAMTTWRNVLSHRKASPSLKHLPLRQASQSALPESATGETHCSAQVCPMPNLLSAARNAAVQPRATAHSSQGPETAPPLTLHPSVLTGRRGRGRRPRELRVQEQTSQVPAKRRLSAGTASIALDPKLRLKTAHGDLMINPEPLSPRLQHPAITPKP